The following are from one region of the Amycolatopsis sp. QT-25 genome:
- a CDS encoding sigma 54-interacting transcriptional regulator, whose product MNDVPANLPRTAGDLRAAGHLPRSINQELHDNLLAKLRAGEDAWPGIVGFSRTVLPQLERALLAGHDVVLLGERGQGKTRLLRTLTGLLDEWTPVIEGAELAEHPLDPITPESRRRAAELGDALPVTWRHRDERYTEKLATPDTSVGDLIGDVDPVKVAEGRSLGDPETIHFGLVPRAHRGIVAINELPDLAERIQVALLNVMEERDIQVRGYTLRLPLDVLLVSTANPEDYTNRGRIITPLKDRFGAEIRTHYPLDVESEMAVVRQEAHLVAEVGEPLLEVLARFVRNLRESPVIDQRSGVSARFAVAAAETVGAAALRRSALTGEEPAVARPVDLDAVPAVLRGKLEFEPGEEGRETEHLVHLLRRAVAETARSRFAGLDLLPLADAVESGHLVTTGERVPGKDILAALPELPVLHDVAARAGVGPDEPPGRIAAAVELALESLFLSRKLAKDSDDGTTVYGR is encoded by the coding sequence GTGAACGATGTTCCCGCAAACCTGCCCCGCACCGCCGGGGACCTCCGCGCGGCGGGTCACCTGCCGCGGTCGATCAACCAAGAACTGCACGACAACCTGCTCGCCAAGCTTCGCGCCGGGGAAGACGCCTGGCCCGGGATCGTCGGCTTCTCGCGCACGGTGCTGCCGCAGCTGGAACGCGCGTTGCTGGCCGGGCACGACGTCGTCCTCCTCGGCGAACGCGGCCAAGGCAAGACCCGGTTGCTGCGCACCCTCACGGGACTTCTCGACGAATGGACACCCGTCATCGAGGGTGCCGAGCTGGCCGAGCATCCACTCGATCCGATCACCCCGGAATCGCGCCGGCGCGCCGCCGAGCTCGGCGACGCCCTGCCGGTGACCTGGCGCCACCGCGACGAGCGGTACACGGAGAAACTGGCCACACCGGACACCTCGGTCGGTGACCTGATCGGCGACGTCGACCCGGTGAAGGTCGCCGAAGGCCGCAGCCTCGGTGATCCCGAGACCATCCACTTCGGACTCGTCCCGCGCGCCCACCGCGGGATCGTGGCGATCAACGAGCTGCCGGACCTCGCCGAGCGCATCCAGGTCGCGTTGCTGAACGTGATGGAGGAGCGCGACATCCAGGTGCGCGGCTACACCCTGCGCCTGCCGCTGGACGTGCTGCTGGTGTCGACGGCCAACCCGGAGGACTACACCAACCGCGGCCGCATCATCACGCCGCTCAAGGACCGGTTCGGCGCCGAGATCCGGACCCACTACCCGCTCGACGTGGAGTCGGAGATGGCCGTCGTCCGGCAGGAGGCACATCTGGTCGCCGAGGTCGGCGAGCCGCTGCTGGAGGTGCTGGCCCGGTTCGTGCGGAACCTGCGCGAATCACCGGTGATCGACCAGCGGTCCGGCGTCTCGGCGCGGTTCGCCGTCGCCGCGGCGGAAACGGTCGGCGCGGCGGCACTGCGCCGGTCCGCGCTGACCGGCGAGGAACCCGCCGTGGCACGTCCGGTCGACCTCGACGCGGTGCCCGCCGTCCTGCGCGGCAAGCTCGAATTCGAACCGGGGGAGGAGGGCCGCGAGACCGAGCACCTCGTGCACCTGCTCCGTCGGGCGGTCGCGGAGACGGCCCGTTCGCGGTTCGCCGGACTGGACCTGCTGCCGCTGGCCGACGCCGTCGAGTCCGGGCATCTGGTCACCACCGGGGAACGCGTGCCCGGCAAGGACATCCTCGCCGCGCTGCCGGAGCTACCCGTGCTCCACGACGTCGCCGCGCGCGCCGGCGTCGGCCCGGACGAACCGCCGGGGCGGATCGCGGCCGCGGTCGAACTGGCGCTGGAATCCCTCTTCCTGTCGAGGAAACTCGCCAAGGACTCCGACGACGGCACCACCGTCTACGGCCGATGA
- a CDS encoding VWA domain-containing protein: MSAVPEGYSYGPWHDGPDPLAPPADLRDALDEIGRDVMAGASPRSALEELLRRGTPRTAGLDELTRRLWQRRSEIQRRHRLDGTLQEVQRLLDQALEAERRALFPDPDDDARFREARLDALPPGTAAAVGELAGYDWRSREGREHYEKIRDLLGRELLDSRFEGMKEALRNAGPEEAERANRMLAELNGLLAAHAQGDENVPERFAEFMREHGEFFPENPKNVEELIDVLAARAAAAQRMLNSMTPEQRAELAELSQQAFGDPRLAQQLSTLDAQLRALRPGEDWTSSERFRGNDPLGLGEGARAMADLAELDALAEQLGQSYPGARLEDIDVDALERQLGPEAGVDARRLSELERELRRQGLFERAPDGTLRLSPKALRRLGETALADVVHALRGKTGRRETESAGAAGEPTGATRPWRFGDMQPWDVSRTVRNSVLRSVSVGERSVRLDVSDVEVIETEHRSRAAVALLVDTSWSMVQEGRWLPMKRTALALHQLISTRFRNDALQLITFGRYATAMEPAELVGLEGAWEQGTNAQHALLLAGRHLRRHPDAQPVVLMVTDGEPTAHLEPDGTAEFDYPPQPRTLLKTLSEVDRMAKLGASVTVFRLGDDPRLTAFVDLVARRSGGRVVAPDPDGLGAAVVGDYLRTRRR; this comes from the coding sequence ATGAGCGCCGTCCCGGAGGGCTACTCGTACGGGCCGTGGCACGACGGCCCCGATCCGCTGGCGCCACCGGCGGATCTGCGGGACGCGCTCGACGAGATCGGCCGCGACGTCATGGCGGGTGCCTCGCCCCGGTCCGCGCTGGAAGAGCTGTTGCGGCGCGGCACTCCGCGCACCGCCGGACTCGACGAACTGACCAGGCGGCTGTGGCAGCGCCGGTCGGAGATCCAGCGGCGGCACCGGCTGGACGGCACGCTTCAGGAAGTTCAGCGGCTGCTCGACCAGGCACTGGAAGCCGAACGGCGCGCGCTGTTCCCCGATCCGGACGACGACGCCCGCTTCCGTGAGGCTCGGCTGGACGCGTTGCCACCGGGGACGGCGGCGGCCGTGGGCGAACTCGCCGGGTACGACTGGCGTTCGCGGGAGGGCAGAGAGCACTACGAGAAGATCCGAGACCTGCTCGGCCGTGAGCTGCTGGATTCCCGCTTCGAGGGGATGAAGGAGGCGCTGCGGAACGCCGGGCCGGAAGAGGCCGAGCGGGCCAACCGGATGCTCGCCGAGCTCAACGGCCTGCTGGCCGCGCACGCGCAGGGCGACGAGAACGTCCCGGAGCGGTTCGCGGAGTTCATGCGCGAGCACGGCGAATTCTTCCCGGAGAACCCGAAGAACGTCGAGGAGCTCATCGACGTCCTCGCCGCGCGCGCCGCGGCCGCGCAGCGGATGCTCAACTCGATGACCCCGGAGCAGCGGGCCGAACTGGCCGAACTGTCGCAGCAGGCGTTCGGCGATCCCCGGCTCGCGCAGCAATTGTCCACTTTGGACGCTCAGTTGCGCGCGCTGCGGCCCGGCGAGGACTGGACTTCTTCGGAACGGTTCCGGGGCAACGATCCCTTGGGCCTCGGTGAGGGTGCCCGTGCGATGGCCGATCTCGCCGAACTGGACGCGCTGGCCGAACAGCTCGGCCAGTCCTATCCCGGCGCGCGGCTGGAGGACATCGACGTCGACGCGCTCGAACGCCAGCTCGGGCCGGAGGCCGGCGTGGACGCGCGGCGGCTGTCCGAACTGGAACGCGAGCTCCGGCGGCAAGGTCTCTTCGAACGCGCCCCTGACGGCACGCTTCGCTTGTCTCCCAAGGCTTTGCGTCGACTCGGGGAGACGGCGCTCGCCGACGTCGTGCACGCGCTGCGCGGCAAGACGGGCCGGCGGGAGACCGAATCGGCCGGAGCCGCGGGCGAGCCGACCGGCGCGACCAGGCCGTGGCGGTTCGGGGACATGCAGCCGTGGGACGTCTCCAGGACGGTCCGCAACTCCGTCCTGCGTTCGGTTTCGGTAGGTGAGCGGTCGGTCCGGCTGGACGTCTCCGACGTCGAGGTGATCGAGACCGAGCACCGGTCGCGGGCGGCGGTGGCGTTGCTCGTGGACACGTCGTGGTCGATGGTGCAGGAGGGCCGCTGGCTGCCGATGAAGCGGACGGCGCTCGCCCTGCACCAGCTGATCAGCACCCGGTTCCGCAACGACGCCCTCCAGCTGATCACCTTCGGCCGCTACGCGACGGCGATGGAACCGGCCGAACTCGTCGGGCTGGAGGGCGCTTGGGAACAGGGCACCAACGCCCAGCACGCCCTGCTGCTGGCCGGACGGCACCTGCGGCGGCATCCCGACGCGCAACCGGTGGTCCTGATGGTCACCGACGGCGAGCCGACGGCGCATCTGGAACCGGACGGCACCGCGGAGTTCGACTATCCGCCTCAGCCCAGGACGTTGCTCAAGACGCTGTCCGAAGTGGACCGGATGGCGAAACTGGGCGCGTCGGTGACGGTGTTCCGGCTGGGGGACGATCCGCGCCTGACGGCGTTCGTCGACCTCGTCGCCCGGCGCTCGGGTGGCCGTGTCGTCGCTCCGGATCCGGACGGGCTCGGTGCCGCCGTGGTCGGCGACTATCTGCGTACGAGGAGGCGCTGA
- the mshC gene encoding cysteine--1-D-myo-inosityl 2-amino-2-deoxy-alpha-D-glucopyranoside ligase — protein MQTWSSVDVPRIPGTPRPLRLHDTATGQLRPTAPGSTARMYVCGITPYDATHLGHAATYLTFDLVNRLWRDAGHDVHYVQNVTDIDEPLLERAERDKDDWVVLGMRETALFREDMTALRVLPPRQFVGAVESIPEIVEVIAKLLANGSAYRADDAEYPDIYFAHNATGHFGSESNYDAETMAEFFAERGGDPDRPGKQHPLDALLWRMARPGEPSWESELGAGRPGWHIECSAIAVNRLGLGFDVQGGGSDLIFPHHEYSAAHAEAVAGDRPFARHYVHAGMIGLDGEKMSKSRGNLVFVSRLRADKVDPGVIRLALFAGHYREDRPWTEQLRTDAEARLARWREAVSIGTGPSAEDTVARLRDHLTDDLDTPKALAAVDAWAEQALNRSGTDPAAPGLIRNAVDALLGVEL, from the coding sequence ATGCAGACTTGGTCATCGGTCGACGTGCCCCGTATCCCCGGCACCCCCCGTCCGCTGCGGCTCCACGACACGGCGACGGGGCAGCTCCGCCCCACGGCGCCCGGGTCGACCGCCCGGATGTACGTCTGCGGCATCACGCCGTACGACGCGACCCATCTGGGGCACGCCGCCACGTATCTGACGTTCGACCTGGTGAACCGCCTGTGGCGGGACGCCGGGCACGACGTCCACTACGTGCAGAACGTCACGGACATCGACGAGCCCTTGTTGGAGCGCGCGGAGCGGGACAAAGACGACTGGGTCGTCCTCGGCATGCGCGAGACGGCGCTGTTCCGTGAGGACATGACCGCGTTGCGGGTGCTGCCGCCGCGGCAGTTCGTCGGTGCCGTCGAGAGCATCCCGGAGATCGTCGAGGTCATCGCCAAGCTGCTGGCGAACGGCAGCGCGTACCGAGCCGACGACGCGGAGTATCCGGACATCTACTTCGCCCACAACGCGACCGGGCACTTCGGTTCGGAGTCGAACTACGACGCCGAGACCATGGCCGAGTTCTTCGCCGAACGCGGCGGCGACCCGGACCGCCCCGGCAAGCAGCATCCCCTCGACGCGTTGCTGTGGCGGATGGCGCGGCCGGGCGAGCCGTCGTGGGAGTCCGAACTGGGCGCGGGGCGACCCGGCTGGCACATCGAATGCAGCGCGATCGCGGTCAACCGGCTCGGCCTCGGCTTCGACGTCCAGGGCGGCGGCTCGGACCTGATCTTCCCCCACCACGAGTACAGCGCCGCGCACGCGGAGGCCGTCGCGGGGGACCGGCCGTTCGCGCGGCACTACGTGCACGCCGGGATGATCGGCCTCGACGGCGAAAAGATGTCCAAGTCGCGCGGGAACCTCGTGTTCGTCTCCCGGCTGCGCGCCGACAAGGTCGACCCCGGCGTGATCCGGCTCGCGCTGTTCGCCGGTCACTACCGCGAGGACCGGCCGTGGACCGAGCAGTTGCGCACGGACGCCGAAGCACGCCTCGCGCGCTGGCGCGAAGCCGTCTCCATCGGCACCGGTCCGTCGGCGGAGGACACCGTCGCGCGACTGCGTGACCACCTCACCGACGACCTCGACACGCCCAAGGCGCTCGCGGCCGTCGACGCGTGGGCGGAGCAGGCGCTGAACCGCTCCGGCACCGACCCGGCGGCCCCCGGCCTGATCCGGAACGCCGTCGACGCGCTGCTCGGCGTCGAGCTCTGA
- a CDS encoding ABC-F family ATP-binding cassette domain-containing protein, with protein MSRSLIAKDLVHSYGARVVLDGVDLTASAGQRLGLVGENGVGKSTLLRLLAGVEEPDGGEVLRGDDLGFLLQELPFPLTARFSDVIDDALTEIRRASARLGELTEALARRPEDAAVLDEYGSVLEWAQAHDLWDADRRAEVVCAGLGLAGIDPARELGTLSGGQRSRLGLAALLIRRPGTLILDEPTNHLDDAAMEFLERHLASLTGVLVLSSHDRVFLDAVCTDIVDLDPALGGPTRYGGTYSDYLDQKRAERARWEQRYAEEQDELKELRESVAVTARAVAHDRPQRDNAKMLYDFKTGRVQKQISRRVRNAQSRLDELERDQVRKPPAPLRFRGGLTGEPGEDKTAISVRDIEIAGRLRLATLDVTTTSRLLITGGNGAGKSTLLSVLAGSLTPDSGTVLSGRGVRIGLLAQDVSFAEPEKTAQRTYAEALGEDAPPLRGLGLLAPRDLGTRVGALSVGQRRRLALALLLAEPPEVLLLDEPTNHISLTLAEELFAALDSAPGAVVVASHDRWLRRDWAGDHLRLEAGRVVV; from the coding sequence ATGTCTCGTTCCCTGATCGCCAAAGACCTCGTCCATTCCTACGGTGCCCGTGTCGTGCTCGACGGCGTCGATCTGACGGCCTCGGCGGGACAGCGGCTCGGACTGGTCGGTGAGAACGGCGTCGGCAAGTCCACGCTCCTGCGCTTGCTGGCCGGGGTCGAAGAGCCTGACGGTGGTGAGGTACTGCGAGGCGATGACCTCGGCTTCCTCTTGCAGGAACTGCCTTTTCCGCTGACCGCACGGTTCTCCGACGTCATCGACGACGCGCTCACCGAGATCCGGCGAGCGTCGGCGAGACTCGGCGAACTGACCGAAGCGCTCGCTCGTCGTCCGGAGGACGCCGCCGTGCTCGACGAGTACGGCAGCGTCCTGGAATGGGCACAGGCGCACGATCTCTGGGACGCCGACCGGCGGGCCGAGGTGGTCTGCGCGGGTCTCGGGCTCGCCGGCATCGACCCGGCGCGCGAACTGGGCACGCTGTCGGGCGGGCAACGATCGAGGCTCGGCCTCGCGGCGCTGCTGATCCGGCGGCCGGGCACGCTCATCCTGGACGAACCGACGAACCACCTCGACGACGCCGCGATGGAGTTCCTGGAACGGCATCTCGCGTCGCTGACCGGTGTCCTCGTGCTGTCGTCGCACGATCGCGTGTTCCTCGACGCGGTATGCACCGACATCGTCGACCTCGACCCGGCACTGGGCGGGCCGACCCGGTACGGCGGCACGTATTCCGACTACCTGGACCAGAAACGGGCGGAACGGGCACGCTGGGAACAGCGCTACGCCGAAGAGCAGGACGAACTCAAGGAACTGCGCGAATCGGTGGCCGTCACCGCACGCGCCGTCGCGCACGACCGGCCGCAGCGCGACAACGCCAAGATGCTCTACGACTTCAAGACCGGGAGGGTGCAGAAGCAGATCTCACGCCGGGTCCGCAACGCCCAGTCGCGGCTGGACGAACTGGAACGCGACCAGGTGCGGAAACCGCCCGCGCCGCTGCGGTTCCGGGGCGGCCTGACCGGCGAACCCGGTGAGGACAAGACGGCCATCTCGGTCCGGGACATCGAGATCGCCGGGCGGTTGCGCCTGGCGACTCTCGACGTCACGACGACGTCCAGACTGCTGATCACCGGCGGGAACGGCGCCGGGAAGTCGACGCTGCTGTCCGTTCTCGCCGGCTCGCTGACGCCGGACTCCGGGACCGTCCTTTCCGGCCGCGGAGTGCGGATCGGCCTGCTGGCGCAGGACGTCTCGTTCGCCGAGCCGGAGAAGACCGCGCAGCGGACCTACGCCGAAGCCCTCGGCGAGGACGCTCCCCCGTTGCGTGGTCTCGGCCTGCTGGCTCCGCGCGATCTCGGGACCAGGGTGGGCGCGCTGTCGGTCGGGCAGCGGCGGCGGCTCGCGCTGGCGTTGCTGCTCGCCGAGCCGCCGGAGGTGCTCCTGCTGGACGAGCCGACGAACCACATCTCGCTCACGTTGGCCGAGGAACTGTTCGCCGCGCTCGATTCCGCGCCGGGTGCCGTCGTCGTCGCGTCGCACGATCGGTGGCTGCGGCGGGATTGGGCCGGTGACCACCTCCGGCTGGAGGCCGGCCGCGTCGTCGTGTAG
- a CDS encoding MarR family transcriptional regulator produces the protein MSDQQELATAVTLEIPRFVSATVLFQTAMAERLGISATELHGLQLVISGAATSPTGLARALGMTTGAVTRMLDRMEAQRLVERVPDPADRRRIAIRPLPDRLDDIADLYSPMARFFGDRLGRLDRRQLAALLGVMTDGRAFAEQEAARLRSGFPEKRG, from the coding sequence GTGTCCGACCAGCAAGAACTCGCCACCGCGGTGACTTTGGAGATCCCCCGGTTCGTCAGCGCGACCGTCCTGTTCCAGACGGCCATGGCGGAGCGGCTCGGCATCAGCGCCACCGAGTTGCACGGGCTCCAGCTGGTCATCAGCGGCGCCGCGACCTCGCCGACCGGACTGGCGCGCGCTCTCGGCATGACCACCGGCGCGGTGACCCGGATGCTCGACCGGATGGAGGCACAGCGCCTGGTCGAGCGGGTACCCGATCCCGCGGACCGCCGCCGGATCGCGATCCGCCCGCTTCCCGACCGGCTCGACGACATCGCCGACCTCTACTCCCCCATGGCCCGCTTCTTCGGCGACCGTCTCGGCAGGCTCGACCGGCGTCAGCTCGCCGCGCTTCTCGGCGTCATGACCGACGGACGCGCCTTCGCCGAACAAGAGGCCGCGCGCCTGCGATCGGGTTTCCCCGAAAAGAGGGGTTGA